GGTACGGCTCCAGCCCAACTACGGCCTGGCCTATTTCCAGATAGGGCAAATCCTGGAGGAAATGAAGCGGGGGGATGAAGCCAGGGCCGCTTATGGAAAGGCAATTCAATATTCGCCGGACCTGGTGGCAGCCCATTTTCGATATGGCGTAATGAGTTACACTGCGGGAGAACTGGAACGAGCATTCTACTCCCTGAGTCGTGTCGTAAAGCTGGAACCCTATTCACCCATGGCCGATGAAGCCCGCAAATACCTGGCAAAGCTGCAAAGCGTCGTTGGCAACCCTTCTGAACCTTCGTCGAATATTCCCTCGCCCGATCAGACGGATCAGATGACACAACTTGAGGTTGTGGACGACCAGGATTTGCAGGGTTCTCAGGCATCCCCCCCTGAGGAGGGAGCGTGGCAGTCACGCCAGGAATCCGGAACCCATTCGAGGGCGCAAAAGAAGGCAAAAGCCGTCACTGCAACTGCTTCCCCATCCGTCAAACGTGCGACTTATATTGTACAGGTCGGATCTTATCTCAACAAAAGCAATGCAGAGGATGAAAAAAGGAAATTGGAGGCAAAGGGTTACGACGTTGTGATGAAAAAGTTCACCCACCAGGTTCTCGGTCCCCTCTATGTCATTCAACTGAAACCGGAAGAGGATGAGGCCAGAGCGGCCGATCTGCTCAGCCAGATTCAGGGATCTGGAGACGTCAAACCCATCATCATCAAAGTCCCTGCGACTTTTTAGCCGGGAATCTCCCTGGGAACCGGCAGAAATCGCTGGTTTTACTGTTCATGTTATCCTGCGCAACTATTTGCTCCGGTACCCCTTCCATTCCCCGATCCGATCGGGGAAATTTTATTGGAGGCATGAGAAAAGAAGATGCGCACAAAGAAGGCCAACAAAAAGTGATTTGCAGAAGAGTTGAAGACATCAAGTCGTTTATTGTTATGGATGTTTTGGAGCGCGCCCAGGAAATGGAACGAGCGGGTGAATCCATCATTCATCTGGAAGTGGGCGAACCCGATTTCAACACCCCGGAAGCCATCAAACGGGCTGCCGTAGACGCTCTGGAACGGGGCGAGACGCATTACACTCACAGCCTGGGAACACCCCAGCTCCGCGAAGCCGTATGCAACCATTACGCTGCAACCTATGGTGTACGTCATATCGAACCGGAACAAGTCCTCATCACATCGGGCACTTCACCGGCCTTTCTCGTGGCCCTGAGCACCATCCTGAACTGCGGGGAAGAGGTGATTCTGTCAGACCCACATTATGCATGCTATCCTAATTTCATCCGCTTCCTTGAAGGAGTGCCCAAAACAATCCCCGTCTACGAAGAAGATGCCTTCCAGTACCGTCCGGAAGCCATTCGAATGGCGCTTTCCGCTAATACAAAGGCCATCCTGGTCAATTCTCCCGCCAATCCCACGGGCAATCTCCTGGAACCCCAACGGATGCGGGAAATTGCAGATATGGGAAAATGGATATTGAGCGACGAGATTTACCATGGGCTGGTCTATGAAGGACATGCCCATTCGATGCTGGAATATACAGACCGGTGTATCGTTTTCAACGGTTTTTCAAAA
This region of Desulforhabdus amnigena genomic DNA includes:
- a CDS encoding SPOR domain-containing protein, producing MSWGICHRIFWIFLLLVSMGCATAGTSRHSADQLRKMGEGFLAAGDLGQALKFLTQAEAKQPNDPVIHYDLGLAYDERGLSSDALKHFQKALSLKPDYSEAYNALGRHYARQNQLDLAQDSFEKALSNPFYSTPHLALYNLGLIYDKKGDREAALQRYQEAVRLQPNYGLAYFQIGQILEEMKRGDEARAAYGKAIQYSPDLVAAHFRYGVMSYTAGELERAFYSLSRVVKLEPYSPMADEARKYLAKLQSVVGNPSEPSSNIPSPDQTDQMTQLEVVDDQDLQGSQASPPEEGAWQSRQESGTHSRAQKKAKAVTATASPSVKRATYIVQVGSYLNKSNAEDEKRKLEAKGYDVVMKKFTHQVLGPLYVIQLKPEEDEARAADLLSQIQGSGDVKPIIIKVPATF
- a CDS encoding pyridoxal phosphate-dependent aminotransferase, encoding MICRRVEDIKSFIVMDVLERAQEMERAGESIIHLEVGEPDFNTPEAIKRAAVDALERGETHYTHSLGTPQLREAVCNHYAATYGVRHIEPEQVLITSGTSPAFLVALSTILNCGEEVILSDPHYACYPNFIRFLEGVPKTIPVYEEDAFQYRPEAIRMALSANTKAILVNSPANPTGNLLEPQRMREIADMGKWILSDEIYHGLVYEGHAHSMLEYTDRCIVFNGFSKLYAMTGWRLGYLIVPREMIRPMQKMLQNFFISANSMAQAAGYTALTDPSVQVDVRMMCERYNKRRQFMIQRLREIGFGITVEPTGAFYVFANARRFTQDSYSFAFEILEKAKVGITPGIDFGLNGEGYVRFSYANSLENIAEGLNRIDAYLKSRS